The proteins below are encoded in one region of Paracoccus sp. N5:
- a CDS encoding M24 family metallopeptidase encodes MTDDMLHVMEWHNGEKEFSPFSDAEMRRRQDDMRRWMAENGVDAALFTSYHCINYYSGWLYCYFGRKYGMVVTQDAATTISAGIDGGQPWRRSFGSNVTYTDWRRDNFYRAVRQLTPGVKRLGIEFDHVNLDFRRQLEAALPGVEFVDVGQPSMWMRAIKSAEEHKLIREGARICDVGGAAVAAAVKAGVPEHEVAIASTNAMIREIAASFPFVELMDTWTWFQSGINTDGAHNPVTNKKIKPGEILSLNCFPMIFGYYTALERTMFCDHVDDASLDIWEKNVAVHRRGLELIKPGAKCNEIALELNDMYRQWDLLQYRSFGYGHSFGVLCHYYGREAGVELREDIETELKPGMVVSMEPMVMLPEGTPGAGGYREHDILIVTEDGAENITGFPFGPEHNVIRN; translated from the coding sequence ATGACCGACGACATGCTGCATGTCATGGAGTGGCACAATGGCGAGAAGGAGTTTTCCCCCTTCTCGGATGCCGAGATGCGGCGGCGCCAGGACGACATGCGCCGCTGGATGGCCGAGAACGGCGTCGATGCGGCGCTGTTCACCTCGTATCATTGCATCAACTATTACTCGGGCTGGCTCTACTGCTATTTCGGCCGCAAATACGGCATGGTCGTCACCCAGGACGCCGCGACCACGATCAGCGCCGGCATCGACGGCGGCCAGCCCTGGCGGCGCAGCTTCGGCAGCAACGTCACCTATACCGACTGGCGGCGCGACAATTTCTATCGCGCGGTGCGGCAGCTGACCCCCGGCGTCAAGCGGCTGGGGATCGAGTTCGACCACGTCAACCTGGACTTCCGCCGCCAGCTGGAAGCGGCGCTGCCGGGGGTCGAGTTCGTCGATGTCGGCCAGCCCTCGATGTGGATGCGCGCCATCAAATCGGCCGAGGAGCACAAGCTGATCCGCGAAGGCGCGCGCATCTGCGACGTGGGCGGCGCGGCGGTGGCGGCGGCGGTCAAGGCCGGCGTGCCCGAGCACGAGGTCGCCATCGCCTCGACCAATGCCATGATCCGCGAGATTGCCGCCTCCTTCCCCTTCGTCGAGCTGATGGATACCTGGACCTGGTTCCAATCCGGCATCAACACCGACGGCGCGCATAACCCGGTCACCAACAAGAAGATCAAGCCGGGCGAGATCCTGTCGCTGAACTGCTTCCCGATGATCTTCGGCTATTACACCGCGCTGGAGCGCACGATGTTCTGCGACCATGTGGACGACGCCAGCCTCGACATCTGGGAAAAGAACGTGGCCGTGCACCGGCGCGGGCTGGAGCTGATCAAGCCCGGCGCGAAATGCAACGAGATCGCGCTGGAGCTCAACGATATGTACCGGCAATGGGACCTGCTGCAATACCGCAGCTTCGGCTATGGCCACAGCTTCGGCGTGCTCTGCCATTATTACGGCCGCGAGGCGGGGGTCGAACTGCGCGAGGATATCGAGACCGAGCTGAAGCCGGGCATGGTCGTCAGCATGGAGCCGATGGTGATGCTGCCCGAGGGCACGCCCGGCGCCGGCGGCTATCGCGAGCACGATATCCTGATCGTGACCGAGGACGGGGCCGAGAACATCACCGGCTTCCCCTTCGGACCCGAGCACAACGTCATCCGCAATTGA
- a CDS encoding creatininase, producing MPKKTAFASELAWPDYHAAVRDGATPILIPIGSMEQHGHHMPLHVDVLLPTEFARRAALQVGGLVAPPFTYGYKSHQKSGGGNHLPGTTSLDGATLVAALRDVIKEFARHGVRRVCLVNGHYENSWFIIEAIDLALRELRWDDIRDMKIVVLSYWDFVGEADIARLYPDGFPGWDLEHGGVLETSLMLALYPQFVDLSRAVDVAPASFPPYDVYPVKPEWTPASGTLSSPKQASAEKGELLLDVCTRGIVAALRAEFG from the coding sequence ATGCCGAAGAAGACAGCATTCGCGTCCGAGCTTGCCTGGCCCGATTATCACGCCGCGGTCAGGGATGGTGCCACGCCGATCCTCATCCCCATCGGCTCGATGGAGCAGCACGGCCATCACATGCCGCTGCATGTCGATGTGCTGCTGCCGACCGAGTTCGCCCGCCGCGCCGCCTTGCAGGTCGGCGGGCTGGTCGCGCCGCCCTTCACCTATGGCTACAAGTCGCACCAGAAATCCGGCGGCGGCAATCACCTGCCGGGCACCACCAGCCTGGACGGCGCCACGCTGGTCGCGGCGCTGCGCGACGTGATCAAGGAATTCGCCCGCCATGGCGTGCGCCGGGTCTGCCTGGTGAACGGGCATTACGAGAATTCCTGGTTCATCATCGAGGCCATCGACCTGGCCCTGCGCGAGCTGCGCTGGGACGATATCCGCGACATGAAGATCGTGGTGCTGTCCTATTGGGATTTCGTCGGCGAAGCGGATATCGCCCGGCTTTATCCCGACGGCTTTCCCGGCTGGGACCTGGAGCATGGCGGCGTGCTGGAGACCTCGCTGATGCTGGCGCTTTACCCGCAATTCGTGGACCTGTCGCGGGCGGTGGACGTCGCGCCGGCCAGCTTTCCGCCCTATGACGTCTATCCGGTCAAGCCGGAATGGACGCCCGCCTCGGGCACGCTGTCCTCGCCGAAACAGGCCTCGGCCGAGAAGGGCGAACTGCTGCTGGACGTGTGCACCCGCGGCATCGTGGCCGCATTGCGGGCCGAGTTCGGATGA
- a CDS encoding spermidine/putrescine ABC transporter substrate-binding protein: protein MTQDERGGRLGLSRRAMLSLGAAALATPMLSRRAFAAPTQLTMLAWYGHAEPDIVAEFEAENNVKFVPKYYTGGDNMLGLISQSPPGTFDVILSDAEYVQQLNAAGYIEALDPADYPFDEFFPEFQKFPGHWDGDTLYSVITRFGFLGVAYNTDALTEAQASTYDVFWDPALKGKVGHFDWHLPNLGQMSLLNGNASPYDIDGTAWEAVKEKTMTLRPQVGGFFDYGGTFSSLNNGQMLAFAGIGDWITGTLERNGAKVRSVIPEQGGLQFTESFSIGKGSSKADLAKKWIQYITSAKGQAKSAQMAAYPCLIPSEAGWKVLNEENPAEARRQGMVLGESNAMDLIRSGRIKYRQLPVQQSLEEWNDFWSDYKSA from the coding sequence ATGACACAGGATGAACGGGGCGGGCGCCTCGGGCTGTCGCGCCGTGCAATGCTGTCGCTGGGCGCGGCGGCGCTGGCGACGCCGATGCTGTCGCGCCGCGCCTTTGCCGCGCCGACGCAGCTGACCATGCTGGCCTGGTACGGCCATGCCGAGCCCGACATCGTGGCCGAGTTCGAGGCCGAGAACAACGTCAAGTTCGTGCCGAAATACTATACCGGCGGCGACAACATGCTGGGGCTGATCTCGCAAAGCCCGCCCGGCACCTTCGACGTGATCCTGTCGGATGCCGAATATGTCCAGCAGCTGAACGCGGCGGGCTATATCGAGGCGCTGGACCCGGCCGACTATCCCTTCGACGAGTTCTTCCCCGAGTTCCAGAAGTTCCCCGGCCATTGGGACGGCGACACGCTCTATTCCGTCATCACCCGCTTCGGCTTCCTGGGCGTCGCCTACAACACCGATGCGCTGACCGAGGCGCAGGCCTCGACCTATGACGTGTTCTGGGACCCGGCGCTGAAGGGCAAGGTCGGGCATTTCGACTGGCACCTGCCGAACCTTGGCCAGATGAGCCTGCTCAACGGCAATGCCAGCCCCTATGACATCGACGGGACGGCATGGGAGGCGGTCAAGGAAAAGACCATGACCCTGCGTCCGCAGGTCGGCGGCTTCTTCGATTACGGCGGCACCTTCTCGTCGCTGAACAACGGCCAGATGCTGGCCTTCGCCGGCATCGGCGACTGGATCACCGGCACGCTGGAACGGAACGGCGCCAAGGTGCGCTCGGTGATCCCCGAACAGGGCGGCTTGCAGTTCACCGAAAGCTTCTCGATCGGCAAGGGATCAAGCAAGGCCGATCTGGCGAAGAAGTGGATCCAGTATATCACCTCGGCCAAGGGCCAGGCGAAATCGGCGCAGATGGCGGCCTATCCCTGCCTGATCCCCAGCGAAGCCGGCTGGAAGGTGCTGAACGAGGAAAACCCCGCCGAGGCCAGGCGTCAGGGCATGGTGCTGGGGGAAAGCAATGCGATGGACCTGATCCGCTCGGGCCGCATCAAGTATCGCCAGCTGCCGGTGCAGCAATCGCTGGAAGAGTGGAACGACTTCTGGTCGGACTACAAGAGCGCCTGA
- a CDS encoding CoA transferase, which translates to MTAEFKPLEGVRVVEMSHMVMGPSCGMFLAFLGAEVVKVEPPGGDKTRQLTGMGSAFFPLFNRRKKSVVLDSRTPAGQEALSRLLASADVFIDNFKDSTLQGMGLDAETLHDRFPHLICASHKGFLSGPYERRTALDEVVQMMSGLAYMTGPKGRPLRVGTSANDIMGGLFGAFAVIAALFERGRTGAGRTIRVGLFENCLLLVSQHMVQFELEGRDPEPMPERAFSWPIYDVFAAAEGGQVFIGAVSDGHWTRLCTYLGLDDLLGHPALQDRMARIDARSWVVPLVAAAVARRPMAELLPALEKMEIPFAPVAKPSDLFRDQHVLRQGGLALSQTPDGRSFRAPALPVEIDGASLAGGGDVDHVGGHNAEILGALGLTPEEIAAAARAPSGEAA; encoded by the coding sequence ATGACAGCCGAGTTCAAGCCCCTGGAGGGGGTCCGCGTCGTCGAGATGAGCCATATGGTCATGGGGCCAAGCTGCGGCATGTTCCTGGCCTTCCTGGGCGCCGAGGTGGTCAAGGTCGAGCCGCCCGGCGGCGACAAGACGCGGCAGCTGACCGGCATGGGCAGCGCGTTCTTTCCGCTGTTCAACCGTCGCAAGAAATCCGTCGTCCTGGACAGCCGCACCCCGGCCGGCCAGGAGGCGCTGAGCCGGCTGCTGGCCTCGGCCGACGTGTTCATCGACAATTTCAAGGACAGCACCTTGCAGGGGATGGGGCTGGATGCCGAAACCCTGCACGACCGCTTTCCGCATCTGATCTGCGCCAGCCACAAGGGTTTCCTTTCGGGTCCCTACGAGCGGCGGACGGCGCTGGATGAGGTGGTGCAGATGATGTCGGGCCTGGCCTACATGACCGGCCCCAAGGGCCGGCCGCTGCGCGTCGGCACCTCGGCCAATGACATCATGGGCGGGCTGTTCGGCGCCTTCGCCGTCATCGCGGCGCTGTTCGAGCGGGGCAGGACCGGCGCGGGGCGGACCATCCGCGTCGGCCTGTTCGAGAACTGCCTGCTGCTGGTCTCGCAGCACATGGTGCAGTTCGAGCTGGAAGGCAGGGATCCCGAACCGATGCCCGAGCGGGCCTTCAGCTGGCCGATCTATGACGTCTTTGCCGCGGCCGAGGGGGGGCAGGTCTTCATCGGCGCGGTCAGCGACGGCCACTGGACCCGGCTTTGCACCTATCTCGGCCTCGACGACCTGCTGGGGCATCCCGCGCTGCAAGACAGGATGGCCCGCATCGACGCCCGCTCCTGGGTGGTGCCGCTGGTCGCGGCGGCGGTCGCAAGGCGGCCCATGGCCGAGCTTCTGCCGGCGCTGGAGAAGATGGAGATCCCCTTTGCGCCGGTGGCCAAGCCCTCGGACCTGTTCCGCGACCAGCATGTGCTGCGGCAGGGCGGGCTTGCGCTGTCGCAGACCCCGGACGGCCGGAGCTTCCGGGCGCCGGCCCTGCCGGTCGAGATCGACGGCGCCTCGCTGGCCGGCGGGGGCGACGTGGACCATGTCGGCGGGCATAATGCCGAGATTCTCGGCGCTCTCGGCCTGACGCCCGAGGAAATCGCGGCCGCTGCCAGGGCGCCCTCGGGCGAGGCGGCGTGA
- a CDS encoding LysR substrate-binding domain-containing protein — translation MAGITNLPTDLLRSFIAVVELGGHSRAGAALGRSQPAISLQIRRLEELVRAPLLTQEGRSILPTPAGEALLSYAREMLRINDEAVSYFHRSDKTGVLRIGLPTDYAVAFLQGTLTRYIRDHAGVELEVHCDLSRELHQHLRSDDLDIIVAVMPTARMPYLSRMWSEQPIWAAAEDFRPAAHKPVPLGAHPEGCDYRARMIQALDAVERRWRIVYTGPGISGLQNAVRNGLCVTALTRATMLPGMRMLTEAEGFPALEPLRVGLFYKHPRLSAAGLQLVSDLVADLDSVGSGIHAVPA, via the coding sequence ATGGCCGGGATCACCAACCTTCCAACCGATCTGTTGCGCAGCTTCATCGCCGTGGTCGAACTGGGCGGCCATTCGCGGGCCGGGGCGGCGCTGGGGCGCAGCCAGCCGGCGATCTCGCTGCAGATCCGCCGGCTCGAGGAGCTGGTGCGCGCGCCGCTGCTCACGCAGGAGGGGCGCAGCATCCTGCCCACCCCGGCCGGAGAGGCGCTGCTGAGCTATGCGCGCGAGATGCTGCGCATCAATGACGAGGCGGTCAGCTATTTCCACCGCTCGGACAAGACCGGCGTGCTGCGCATCGGCCTGCCCACCGATTACGCCGTCGCCTTTCTTCAGGGCACGCTGACCCGCTATATCCGCGACCATGCCGGGGTCGAGCTGGAAGTGCATTGCGATCTGTCGCGCGAATTGCACCAGCACCTGCGCTCGGACGATCTGGACATCATCGTCGCGGTGATGCCGACGGCGCGCATGCCCTATCTGTCGCGGATGTGGAGCGAGCAGCCGATCTGGGCCGCGGCCGAGGATTTCCGGCCGGCCGCCCACAAGCCGGTGCCGCTGGGCGCCCATCCCGAGGGCTGCGACTATCGCGCCCGGATGATCCAGGCGCTGGATGCCGTCGAGCGGCGCTGGCGCATCGTCTATACCGGGCCGGGCATCTCGGGGCTGCAGAACGCGGTCAGGAACGGGCTTTGCGTCACCGCGCTGACCCGCGCCACCATGCTGCCCGGCATGCGCATGTTGACCGAGGCCGAGGGTTTTCCGGCGCTGGAGCCCTTGCGGGTCGGGCTGTTCTACAAGCATCCGCGCCTGTCGGCGGCGGGGTTGCAGCTGGTCAGCGACCTGGTCGCCGATCTCGACAGCGTGGGCTCGGGCATCCATGCGGTTCCGGCGTGA
- a CDS encoding ABC transporter permease encodes MSRTVLTTLQILVAVIAVALWWVITQTSILGDPARIQFFFSTPADVFWQIVAWFRSGEIWRHLWITLVEAALAFVIGAVAAMIAGFWLARRPKLAAVFDPYVKAANALPRVVLAPIFTLWFGLGIWSKVALGFTLVFFIVFFNVYQGVKEVNRTVLQNARMLGMSERQLLRHVYLPSALSWVFSSLHVSIGFAVVGAVVGEYLGSSAGLGYLIAQAEGMFDIAGVFAGMFVLSAFVLLIDWGVTLVERKLLVWQPDNNH; translated from the coding sequence ATGAGCAGAACCGTCCTGACGACCCTGCAGATCCTTGTGGCGGTCATCGCCGTCGCGCTGTGGTGGGTGATCACCCAGACCTCGATCCTGGGCGATCCGGCCCGGATCCAGTTCTTCTTCTCGACCCCCGCCGACGTGTTCTGGCAGATCGTCGCCTGGTTCAGGAGCGGCGAGATCTGGCGGCATCTGTGGATCACGCTGGTCGAGGCGGCGCTGGCCTTCGTCATCGGCGCGGTGGCCGCGATGATCGCCGGGTTCTGGCTGGCGCGCCGGCCCAAGCTGGCCGCGGTCTTCGACCCCTATGTCAAGGCTGCCAACGCCCTGCCGCGCGTGGTGCTGGCGCCGATCTTCACGCTGTGGTTCGGCCTGGGCATCTGGTCCAAGGTGGCGCTGGGGTTCACGCTGGTCTTCTTCATCGTGTTCTTCAACGTCTATCAGGGCGTGAAGGAGGTGAACCGGACCGTGCTGCAGAACGCCCGGATGCTGGGCATGTCCGAGCGGCAGCTGCTGCGCCATGTCTATCTGCCCTCGGCGCTGAGCTGGGTGTTTTCCTCGCTGCATGTCTCGATCGGCTTTGCCGTGGTCGGCGCGGTGGTGGGGGAATACCTGGGGTCATCCGCCGGGCTCGGCTACCTGATCGCGCAGGCCGAGGGCATGTTCGACATCGCCGGCGTGTTCGCGGGCATGTTCGTCCTGTCGGCCTTCGTCCTTCTCATCGACTGGGGGGTGACGCTGGTGGAAAGGAAGCTGCTGGTCTGGCAGCCCGATAACAATCATTGA
- a CDS encoding ABC transporter substrate-binding protein → MTMLRTILAAALVAGATPAAAETVKIAIGGASCVCYMPVVLAEQLGLYEKHGVDVELVDFKGGSAALKAVVGGSADVVSGYYEHTITLAAKQQELSSFVLMGRLPGIAVAVAPGKTGEVKSIKDLAGKTVGISAPGSSTDFFLKYMLSQNGLEPDAASVVGVGVGATAVAALEQGRIDAVVTPDPAITQLQNRHADLPVLVDTRKAADTHALFGADYPGAALYTRTEWLDQHPEQAQALAAAIVETLQYIHNTPAEEIAAKMPPNLVGADPQVYVASLNNSMEMLSETGLVDAKGAEAVQKMLSFNLPEVAGAKIDLGKTYTNAYVEKVSAQQ, encoded by the coding sequence ATGACGATGCTCAGGACTATCCTTGCGGCGGCGCTGGTGGCGGGCGCGACGCCCGCGGCGGCCGAAACCGTCAAGATCGCCATCGGCGGGGCCAGCTGCGTCTGCTACATGCCGGTGGTGCTGGCCGAACAGCTCGGCCTTTACGAAAAGCACGGGGTCGATGTCGAACTCGTGGATTTCAAGGGCGGCTCGGCGGCGCTGAAGGCCGTGGTCGGCGGCAGCGCGGACGTGGTTTCGGGCTATTACGAACACACGATCACGCTGGCGGCCAAGCAGCAGGAGCTGTCCTCCTTCGTGCTGATGGGGCGGTTGCCCGGCATCGCCGTGGCCGTGGCGCCGGGCAAGACCGGCGAGGTCAAGTCGATCAAGGACCTTGCCGGCAAGACCGTCGGGATCAGCGCGCCGGGTTCCTCGACCGACTTCTTCCTCAAATACATGCTGTCGCAGAACGGGCTGGAGCCGGATGCGGCCTCGGTCGTTGGCGTCGGCGTCGGCGCCACCGCGGTCGCGGCGCTGGAGCAGGGCCGGATCGACGCGGTGGTCACGCCCGACCCGGCCATCACCCAGCTGCAGAACCGCCATGCCGATCTGCCCGTGCTGGTCGATACCCGCAAGGCGGCGGATACCCATGCCCTGTTCGGGGCCGACTATCCCGGCGCGGCGCTTTACACCCGCACGGAATGGCTCGACCAGCATCCCGAACAGGCCCAGGCCCTGGCCGCGGCCATCGTCGAGACGCTGCAATATATCCACAACACCCCGGCCGAGGAGATCGCGGCGAAGATGCCGCCCAACCTGGTCGGCGCCGACCCGCAGGTCTATGTCGCATCGCTGAACAACAGCATGGAAATGCTGTCGGAAACCGGGCTGGTGGATGCGAAGGGCGCCGAAGCGGTGCAGAAGATGCTGAGTTTCAACCTGCCCGAGGTCGCCGGCGCCAAGATCGATCTGGGCAAGACCTATACCAACGCCTATGTCGAAAAGGTCTCGGCGCAGCAGTAA
- a CDS encoding LysR family transcriptional regulator, translated as MDLKQLRYFCSIYDNKSLSGAADAERIAVSALSYHLANLEAEIGAPLFTRKSRGLEATAAGERLCLHARTILKTVEVAKRDLSTFRDDVSGEVSLALAYSAIQAIGVQLAKVVVEDYPNLQLNMIESLSSTTLLHLSSADADLGLAYNPPLTSTFKATPILEEDLVLIGKREIIGSGSEPVTVQDLLDFKIIMLRQGMAARALLDHHKTLEQIYATSQLQMNSVHAISGAVREGLGCTIGTTLFMGDEIRSGRLHWRPIVSPTLTRTLYLCEQTDRPPTIALETIRDLIRELIVRAVRDGIWPARLVEAE; from the coding sequence TTGGACCTGAAGCAATTGCGGTATTTCTGCAGCATCTACGACAACAAGAGCCTGTCCGGGGCGGCGGATGCCGAGAGGATCGCGGTTTCCGCGCTCAGCTACCATCTCGCCAATCTCGAGGCCGAGATCGGCGCGCCGCTGTTCACCCGAAAGTCGCGCGGCCTCGAGGCCACGGCGGCGGGCGAACGGCTTTGCCTGCATGCCCGGACCATCCTGAAGACCGTCGAGGTGGCGAAAAGGGACCTGTCCACCTTCCGCGACGATGTCTCGGGCGAGGTGTCGCTGGCGCTCGCCTATTCCGCCATCCAGGCCATCGGCGTCCAGCTGGCCAAGGTCGTGGTCGAGGATTATCCGAACCTGCAACTCAACATGATCGAAAGCCTGTCCAGCACCACCTTGCTGCACCTGTCCTCGGCCGATGCCGATCTGGGGCTGGCCTACAACCCGCCGCTGACCAGCACCTTCAAGGCCACGCCGATCCTCGAGGAGGATCTGGTGCTGATCGGCAAGCGCGAGATCATCGGCAGCGGCTCCGAGCCGGTGACGGTTCAGGACCTGCTGGATTTCAAGATCATCATGCTGCGCCAGGGCATGGCAGCGCGGGCGCTGCTGGACCATCACAAGACGCTGGAACAGATCTATGCGACCAGCCAGCTGCAGATGAACTCGGTCCATGCGATCTCGGGCGCGGTCCGCGAGGGGCTGGGCTGCACCATCGGCACGACGCTGTTCATGGGCGACGAGATCAGGTCCGGCCGGCTGCACTGGCGGCCGATCGTCTCGCCGACGCTGACGAGGACGCTTTATCTGTGCGAGCAGACCGACCGGCCGCCGACCATCGCGCTGGAGACGATCCGCGACCTGATCCGCGAGCTGATCGTCCGCGCGGTCAGGGACGGCATCTGGCCGGCAAGGCTGGTCGAGGCGGAATGA
- a CDS encoding hydroxymethylglutaryl-CoA lyase: MTGPASASDRQVAVTEVSPRDGLQSEKAFVPTEDKIRLVESLIAAGIRSVELTSFVSPRAVPQMRDAAELVRHFRGRAGIRFSALAPNLRGAEAAIAAGIDAAVMFASASESHNRKNVNRSRADSMAGFHEIARLAQGSGVALHGAIATAFGCPFEGDVPVARLVEQAVRYRDLGISRITLGDTTGMATPGNVLPALDALRKAVPDVGIALHFHNTRGVGLACAYAGLLHGIRDFEASVGGIGGCPFVPRATGNIATEDFVYLCEESGFPTGIDLGRLIAAAGTAERILGRELPGQVMKAGPRLALSGMDAVSTAHG, translated from the coding sequence ATGACCGGCCCCGCATCCGCATCGGACAGGCAGGTCGCGGTGACCGAGGTCTCGCCGCGCGACGGCCTGCAATCCGAAAAGGCCTTCGTCCCGACCGAGGACAAGATCCGGCTGGTCGAAAGCCTGATCGCGGCGGGCATCCGTTCGGTCGAGCTGACATCCTTCGTCTCGCCGCGCGCCGTGCCGCAGATGCGCGACGCGGCCGAGCTGGTGCGGCATTTCCGCGGCCGCGCCGGTATCCGCTTCAGCGCGCTGGCGCCGAACCTGCGCGGCGCCGAAGCGGCCATCGCGGCGGGGATCGACGCGGCGGTGATGTTCGCCTCGGCCTCGGAAAGCCACAACCGGAAGAACGTGAACCGCTCGCGCGCCGATTCCATGGCCGGGTTCCACGAGATCGCGCGCCTCGCCCAAGGGTCCGGGGTCGCGCTGCATGGCGCCATCGCCACGGCCTTCGGCTGTCCCTTCGAAGGCGACGTGCCGGTGGCCCGGCTGGTCGAGCAGGCCGTGCGGTATCGCGACCTCGGCATTTCGCGCATCACCCTGGGGGACACGACCGGCATGGCGACGCCGGGCAATGTCCTGCCGGCGCTCGATGCGCTGCGCAAGGCGGTGCCCGATGTCGGCATCGCGCTGCATTTCCACAACACGCGCGGCGTCGGCCTGGCCTGCGCCTATGCCGGCCTGCTGCACGGCATCCGCGATTTCGAGGCCAGCGTCGGCGGGATCGGCGGCTGTCCCTTCGTGCCGCGCGCGACCGGCAATATCGCCACCGAGGATTTCGTCTATCTGTGCGAGGAATCCGGTTTTCCGACTGGGATCGACTTGGGCCGGCTGATCGCGGCCGCCGGCACGGCCGAGCGGATCCTGGGCAGGGAACTGCCCGGCCAGGTGATGAAGGCCGGGCCGCGCCTGGCGCTGTCCGGCATGGACGCCGTCAGCACGGCTCATGGCTGA